From Vigna unguiculata cultivar IT97K-499-35 chromosome 5, ASM411807v1, whole genome shotgun sequence, the proteins below share one genomic window:
- the LOC114184283 gene encoding kunitz-type trypsin inhibitor KTI1-like, with amino-acid sequence MKFTTFFSLFLLCAFTWNLPSASADVVDTDGNPLENSGTYFVRPVIITGNGGGVEFAATGNETCPLSVIQVSSPFANGIPILILSPEEKLYIEEGSLVDIGFSFVPLCSPYPSKWTAVKGLGDKLSIKLNGYDNIVAGKFTIKGRPPIIGGYRILFCPDDESSCGYVGIQFDDKRNRHLVVTQSQESALWIRFQRTAPALPATATASA; translated from the coding sequence ATGAAGTTTACGACCTTTTTCTCTCTGTTTCTACTTTGTGCCTTCACCTGGAACCTCCCTTCAGCCAGCGCTGATGTGGTAGACACTGACGGTAATCCTCTTGAAAATAGTGGCACATACTTTGTGAGGCCAGTTATAATAACTGGAAACGGGGGTGGGGTAGAATTTGCAGCAACCGGAAACGAAACTTGCCCTTTATCTGTTATCCAAGTTTCGAGTCCTTTCGCTAACGGCATACCGATACTAATTTTAAGCCCAGAGGAAAAGCTTTATATAGAAGAAGGTTCTCTTGTTGACATTGGGTTCTCTTTTGTACCCCTGTGTTCTCCCTATCCATCTAAGTGGACTGCTGTGAAGGGTTTGGGAGATAAGCTCTCTATTAAACTTAATGGGTACGACAACATAGTAGCCGGTAAGTTTACAATTAAGGGACGTCCGCCCATCATCGGGGGCTACCGCATCTTGTTCTGTCCTGATGACGAGAGTTCATGTGGATATGTTGGGATTCAGTTTGATGATAAAAGAAACAGGCATTTGGTGGTGACTCAGAGTCAGGAGAGTGCCTTGTGGATTCGGTTTCAGAGAACTGCACCCGCATTACCTGCAACTGCAACTGCATCTGCGTGA